One Ahaetulla prasina isolate Xishuangbanna chromosome 1, ASM2864084v1, whole genome shotgun sequence DNA window includes the following coding sequences:
- the LOC131198442 gene encoding cytochrome P450 2K6-like: MDWTQLISISLFFILLTVFLLKTNSAWNNNSQNLPPRPRILPFLGNLHIMDMKRPHRTMLKLSKVYGPVFRIQLGFQKIVVLAGYKTVKEALVNHADAFAERPNIQLSDEINEGFGILFSHGENWKMMRRFILSALRDYGMGKRTIEDKIIEECRVLIKAFESYEGQPFENTAIMNSAVGNIIVSIILGKRYQYEDPTFQRLIKLVNENVRLAGTPPILFYNMFPLFGFLFGARNILLNNKKELFGFIKTTFIEHLKALDENDQRSFIDSFLVRQAEEKKNKAERYFHNENLTAVVNNLFAAGMETTSTTLRWAILLMMKYPDIQNKVYEEISKIIGSAQPRIEHRAKMPYTDAVIHEAQRFADIIPANLPRATTVDITFKGFFIPKGTHIIPLLTSVLHDESQWEKPHEFYPEHFLDSEGNFVKRDAFMPFSAGRRICLGETLAKMELFLFFTSLLQRFTFQPPPGISKEDLDLTPAIGFTAPPTPYKLCALPRS; this comes from the exons ATGGATTGGACTCAACTTATTTCTATATCACTCTTCTTTATTCTTCTGACTGTATTCCTTTTGAAAACGAACAGTGCCTGGAATAACAACTCCCAAAATCTCCCACCAAGACCCAGAATTTTACCCTTTCTTGGAAATCTCCACATTATGGATATGAAAAGACCACACAGAACAATGCTAAAG TTGTCAAAAGTATATGGCCCAGTCTTCAGGATTCAACTGGGATTCCAGAAAATAGTGGTATTGGCTGGATACAAAACAGTGAAGGAAGCTCTTGTGAATCACGCTGATGCATTTGCAGAGAGGCCAAATATCCAGCTTTCTGATGAAATAAATGAAGGCTTTG GTATCCTTTTTTCTCATGGGGAGAATTGGAAAATGATGCGCCGCTTTATCTTATCTGCACTACGGGACTATGGAATGGGCAAGAGGACTATAGAGGATAAAATAATTGAAGAGTGCAGGGTCCTGATAAAGGCATTTGAGTCTTATGAAG GACAACCCTTTGAGAATACAGCAATTATGAATTCTGCTGTTGGCAATATCATAGTGTCCATTATACTCGGCAAGCGATATCAGTATGAAGACCCCACATTTCAAAGACTAATAAAGTTAGTTAATGAAAATGTCCGGCTTGCAGGAACCCCTCCTATCTTG TTCTATAACATGTTCCCCCTGTTTGGCTTTCTTTTTGGTGCTCGTAACATACTTCTGAATAACAAAAAGGAATTGTTTGGTTTCATAAAGACCACTTTCATAGAACACCTCAAAGCTCTGGATGAAAATGACCAGAGGAGCTTTATTGATTCATTTCTTGTCCGACAGGCAGAG gagaagaaaaacaaagcagaaaggTATTTTCATAATGAAAACCTAACTGCTGTTGTGAATAACCTATTTGCTGCTGGGATGGAGACGACTTCAACCACATTGCGCTGGGCAATACTACTAATGATGAAATATCCTGACATTCAGA ATAAGGTctatgaagaaatttcaaaaatcATTGGGTCTGCTCAGCCAAGGATTGAACATCGAGCAAAGATGCCTTATACTGATGCAGTTATCCATGAAGCTCAAAGATTTGCTGATATTATTCCAGCAAATTTACCGCGAGCAACTACAGTGGATATAACTTTCAAAGGCTTTTTCATTCCAAAG GGCACACACATCATTCCCTTGCTGACTTCTGTGCTCCATGATGAATCTCAGTGGGAGAAACCTCATGAATTCTATCCTGAGCATTTTCTTGACTCTGAAGGAAACTTTGTGAAGAGGGATGCATTCATGCCTTTCTCTGCAG GTCGGAGAATCTGCTTAGGTGAGACCCTTGCCAAAATGGAGCTCTTTCTGTTCTTTACCAGCctcctgcagagattcactttccAGCCACCCCCTGGAATATCAAAAGAAGACCTGGACTTGACACCAGCAATTGGGTTTACAGCTCCTCCTACGCCTTATAAGTTGTGTGCTCTGCCTCGTTCATAA